In the Gorilla gorilla gorilla isolate KB3781 chromosome 10, NHGRI_mGorGor1-v2.1_pri, whole genome shotgun sequence genome, one interval contains:
- the DDX55 gene encoding ATP-dependent RNA helicase DDX55 isoform X1 translates to MEHVTEGSWESLPVPLHPQVLGALRELGFPYMTPVQSATIPLFMRNKDVAAEAVTGSGKTLAFVIPILEILLRREEKLKKSQVGAIIITPTRELAIQIDEVLSHFTKHFPEFSQILWIGGRNPGEDVGRFKQQGGNIIVATPGRLEDMFRRKAEGLDLASCVRSLDVLVLDEADRLLDMGFEASINTILEFLPKQRRTGLFSATQTQEVENLVRAGLRNPVRVSVKEKGVAASSAQKTPSRLENYYMVCKADEKFNQLVHFLRNHKQEKHLVFFSTCACVEYYGKALEVLVKGVKIMCIHGKMKYKRNKIFMEFRKLQSGILVCTDVMARGIDIPEVNWVLQYDPPSNASAFVHRCGRTARIGHRGSALVFLLPMEESYINFLAINQKCPLQEMKLQRNTVDLLPKLKSMALADRAVFEKGMKAFVSYVQAYAKHECNLIFRLKDLDFASLARGFALLRMPKMPELRGKQFPDFVPVDVNTDTIPFKDKIREKQRQKLLEQQRREKTENEGRRKFIKNKAWSKQKAKKEKKKKMNEKRKREEGSDIEDEDMEELLNDTRLLKKLKKGKITEEEFEKGLLTTGKRTIKTVDLGISDLEDDC, encoded by the exons TCCGCAACCATCCCTCTGTTCATGCGAAACAAAGATGTCGCTGCAGAAGCG GTCACAGGTAGTGGCAAAACACTCGCTTTTGTCATCCCCATCCTGGAAATTCTtctgagaagagaagagaagttaAAAAAGAGTCAG GTTGGAGCCATAATCATCACCCCCACTCGAGAGCTGGCCATTCAAATAGACGAGGTCCTGTCGCATTTCACGAAGCACTTCCCCGAGTTCAG CCAGATTCTTTGGATCGGAGGCAGGAATCCTGGAGAAGATGTTGGGAGGTTTAAGCAACAAGG TGGGAACATCATTGTGGCCACTCCAGGCCGCTTGGAGGACATGTTCCGGAGGAAGGCCGAAGGCTTGGATCTGGCCAGCTGTGTGCGATCCCTGGATGTGCTGGTGTTGGATGAGGCAGACAGACTTCTGGACATGGGGTTTGAGGCAAG CATCAACACCATTCTGGAGTTTTTGCCAAAGCAGAGGAGAACAGGCCTTTTCTCTGCCACTCAGACGCAGGAAGTGGAGAACCTGGTGAGAGCAGGCCTCCGGAACCCTGTCCGGGTCTCAGTGAAGGAGAAGGGCGTGGCAGCCAGCAGTGCCCAGAAGACCCCCTCCCGCCTGGAAAACTACTACATG GTATGCAAGGCAGATGAGAAATTTAATCAGCTGGTCCATTTTCTTCGCAATCATAAGCAGGAGAAACACCTGGTCTTCTTCAG CACCTGTGCCTGTGTGGAATACTATGGGAAGGCTCTGGAAGTGCTGGTGAAGGGCGTGAAGATTATGTGCATTCATGGAAAGATGAAATATAAACGCAATAAGATCTTCATGGAGTTCCGCAAATTGCAAAG tGGGATTTTAGTGTGCACGGATGTGATGGCCCGGGGAATTGATATTCCTGAAGTCAACTGGGTTTTGCAGTATGACCCTCCCAGCAATGCAAG TGCCTTCGTGCATCGCTGCGGTCGCACAGCTCGCATTGGCCACAGGGGCAGCGCTCTGGTGTTCCTCCTGCCCATGGAAGAGTCATACATCAATTTTCTTGCAATTAACCAAAAA tgcCCCCTGCAGGAGATGAAGCTCCAGAGAAACACAGTGGACCTTCTGCCAAAACTCAAGTCCATGGCCCTGGCTGACAGAGCTGTGTTTGAAAAGGGCATGAAAGCTTTTGTGTCATATGTCCAAGCTTATGCAAAGCATGAATGCAACCTGATTTTCAGATTAAAGG ATCTTGATTTTGCCAGCCTTGCTCGAGGTTTTGCCCTGCTGAGGATGCCCAAGATGCCAGAATTGAGAGGAAAGCAGTTTCCAGATTTTGTGCCCGTGGACGTTAATACCGACACGATTCCATTTAAAGATAAAATCAGAGAAAAGCAGAGGCAGAAACTCCTGGAGcaacaaagaagagagaaaacagaaaatgaagggagaagaaaattcataaaaaataaagcttGGTCAAAGCAGAaggccaaaaaagaaaagaagaaaaaaatgaatgagaaaaggaaaagggaagag GGTTCTGATATTGAAGATGAGGACATGGAAGAACTTCTTAATGACACAAGACTCTTGAAAAAACTTAAGAAAGGCAAAATAACTGAAGAAGAATTTGAGAAGGGCTTGTTGACAACTGGCAAAAGAACAATCAAGACAGTGGATTTAGGGATCTCAGATTTGGAAGATGACTGCTGA
- the DDX55 gene encoding ATP-dependent RNA helicase DDX55 isoform X2 has product MEHVTEGSWESLPVPLHPQVLGALRELGFPYMTPVQSATIPLFMRNKDVAAEAVTGSGKTLAFVIPILEILLRREEKLKKSQVGAIIITPTRELAIQIDEVLSHFTKHFPEFSQILWIGGRNPGEDVGRFKQQGGNIIVATPGRLEDMFRRKAEGLDLASCVRSLDVLVLDEADRLLDMGFEASINTILEFLPKQRRTGLFSATQTQEVENLVRAGLRNPVRVSVKEKGVAASSAQKTPSRLENYYMVCKADEKFNQLVHFLRNHKQEKHLVFFSTCACVEYYGKALEVLVKGVKIMCIHGKMKYKRNKIFMEFRKLQSGILVCTDVMARGIDIPEVNWVLQYDPPSNASAFVHRCGRTARIGHRGSALVFLLPMEESYINFLAINQKCPLQEMKLQRNTVDLLPKLKSMALADRAVFEKGMKAFVSYVQAYAKHECNLIFRLKALLEVLPC; this is encoded by the exons TCCGCAACCATCCCTCTGTTCATGCGAAACAAAGATGTCGCTGCAGAAGCG GTCACAGGTAGTGGCAAAACACTCGCTTTTGTCATCCCCATCCTGGAAATTCTtctgagaagagaagagaagttaAAAAAGAGTCAG GTTGGAGCCATAATCATCACCCCCACTCGAGAGCTGGCCATTCAAATAGACGAGGTCCTGTCGCATTTCACGAAGCACTTCCCCGAGTTCAG CCAGATTCTTTGGATCGGAGGCAGGAATCCTGGAGAAGATGTTGGGAGGTTTAAGCAACAAGG TGGGAACATCATTGTGGCCACTCCAGGCCGCTTGGAGGACATGTTCCGGAGGAAGGCCGAAGGCTTGGATCTGGCCAGCTGTGTGCGATCCCTGGATGTGCTGGTGTTGGATGAGGCAGACAGACTTCTGGACATGGGGTTTGAGGCAAG CATCAACACCATTCTGGAGTTTTTGCCAAAGCAGAGGAGAACAGGCCTTTTCTCTGCCACTCAGACGCAGGAAGTGGAGAACCTGGTGAGAGCAGGCCTCCGGAACCCTGTCCGGGTCTCAGTGAAGGAGAAGGGCGTGGCAGCCAGCAGTGCCCAGAAGACCCCCTCCCGCCTGGAAAACTACTACATG GTATGCAAGGCAGATGAGAAATTTAATCAGCTGGTCCATTTTCTTCGCAATCATAAGCAGGAGAAACACCTGGTCTTCTTCAG CACCTGTGCCTGTGTGGAATACTATGGGAAGGCTCTGGAAGTGCTGGTGAAGGGCGTGAAGATTATGTGCATTCATGGAAAGATGAAATATAAACGCAATAAGATCTTCATGGAGTTCCGCAAATTGCAAAG tGGGATTTTAGTGTGCACGGATGTGATGGCCCGGGGAATTGATATTCCTGAAGTCAACTGGGTTTTGCAGTATGACCCTCCCAGCAATGCAAG TGCCTTCGTGCATCGCTGCGGTCGCACAGCTCGCATTGGCCACAGGGGCAGCGCTCTGGTGTTCCTCCTGCCCATGGAAGAGTCATACATCAATTTTCTTGCAATTAACCAAAAA tgcCCCCTGCAGGAGATGAAGCTCCAGAGAAACACAGTGGACCTTCTGCCAAAACTCAAGTCCATGGCCCTGGCTGACAGAGCTGTGTTTGAAAAGGGCATGAAAGCTTTTGTGTCATATGTCCAAGCTTATGCAAAGCATGAATGCAACCTGATTTTCAGATTAAAGG CCTTGCTCGAGGTTTTGCCCTGCTGA